One genomic region from Candidatus Polarisedimenticolia bacterium encodes:
- a CDS encoding L-threonylcarbamoyladenylate synthase, with protein MSESQRIDPQHPDPALIHRAVALLREGRLVAYPTETFYGLGADPRSPRAVEAVFAAKGRPERLALPLIAADRPSVLDCVSGLPETAERLATAFWPGALTLVLMASPSLPPLLLANGRTIGIRISPHPVAAALAGAFGSAIVATSANRSGRPAPQTALEVSEALGEDVALVLDGGATSGGHASTVLDLSADPPRVVRSGAVPLSAIEEVLARRLG; from the coding sequence ATGAGCGAGTCGCAACGGATCGACCCGCAGCACCCGGATCCCGCCCTCATCCATCGGGCGGTCGCTCTCCTCCGGGAGGGAAGGCTCGTGGCCTATCCGACGGAGACGTTCTACGGCCTGGGCGCCGACCCGCGAAGCCCACGGGCCGTCGAGGCGGTGTTCGCCGCCAAGGGGAGGCCGGAGCGCCTGGCCCTGCCGCTGATCGCCGCCGACCGGCCATCGGTCCTGGACTGCGTGAGCGGGCTCCCCGAGACGGCCGAGCGCCTCGCCACGGCCTTCTGGCCGGGTGCGTTGACTCTCGTTCTCATGGCCTCGCCGTCGCTCCCGCCGCTCCTGCTCGCCAACGGACGCACGATCGGGATCCGGATCTCGCCGCATCCGGTCGCGGCGGCGCTGGCGGGCGCCTTCGGGTCGGCGATCGTGGCGACGAGCGCGAACCGATCGGGTCGGCCGGCTCCCCAGACCGCCTTGGAGGTCAGCGAGGCTCTGGGAGAGGACGTCGCGCTCGTCCTGGACGGCGGCGCGACCTCGGGCGGCCATGCCTCGACCGTACTCGACCTGTCGGCCGATCCACCCCGGGTCGTGCGCTCCGGCGCCGTGCCTCTGTCCGCGATCGAAGAGGTGCTCGCCCGCCGCCTCGGTTGA
- a CDS encoding anhydro-N-acetylmuramic acid kinase, which yields MLEKLAGKPEKLVVGVMSGTSADGVDAALVQLRGSGEQLTWRFLRHETLHYSLKVRDLILRCCDPAGGDAASLCRLNVLLGELFARAVQHVAQKAGVDPTSIDLVGSHGQTVRHLPVPVTMTGIPVRGTLQVGEPAVIAERTGITTVASFRARDMAAGGQGSPVVSFVDFLLFRNRSRGRLVLNIGGVASLTAIPASAPADRVVGFDTGPGNMVIDGLVSHMTGGRESFDHGGRYARGGRSSDDLLARLLDHPYLLLPPPKSCGREEFGRPLLDSILKDSGALPPKDLVATLTRFTAESIAFACRRFVMPHNVYEEAIVSGGGARNDFLMEQLRSAIPELSIKQSDEYGLPAGAKEAVAFAILANETLHGHPGNLPSATGATRPVVLGTIVPGRLS from the coding sequence ATGCTCGAAAAGCTTGCCGGAAAGCCGGAAAAACTGGTGGTGGGAGTCATGTCGGGCACGTCGGCCGACGGGGTGGACGCCGCTCTGGTCCAGCTTCGGGGGAGCGGCGAGCAGCTGACGTGGCGCTTCCTGCGCCACGAGACCCTCCATTACTCGCTCAAGGTGCGCGATTTGATCCTGCGCTGCTGCGATCCTGCGGGGGGGGACGCGGCGTCACTGTGCCGGCTCAATGTGCTCCTCGGGGAGCTGTTCGCCCGCGCCGTGCAGCACGTCGCCCAGAAGGCCGGTGTCGATCCGACCTCCATCGATCTCGTCGGCTCGCACGGCCAGACGGTGCGGCACCTGCCGGTGCCGGTCACCATGACCGGCATCCCGGTGCGGGGCACTCTCCAGGTCGGCGAGCCGGCGGTCATCGCCGAACGGACCGGGATCACGACGGTGGCCAGTTTCCGGGCGCGTGACATGGCCGCGGGCGGGCAGGGCTCGCCCGTTGTCTCGTTCGTGGACTTCCTTCTGTTCCGCAACCGATCACGCGGCCGGCTCGTCCTGAACATCGGCGGGGTGGCCTCTCTCACGGCGATTCCCGCGAGCGCTCCCGCGGATCGCGTGGTCGGCTTCGACACGGGACCGGGGAACATGGTGATCGACGGCCTGGTCTCGCACATGACCGGCGGCCGCGAATCGTTCGACCACGGAGGGCGCTACGCGCGTGGCGGCCGCTCCTCGGACGACCTCCTCGCGCGGCTTCTCGATCATCCCTACCTGCTCCTGCCGCCTCCGAAGTCCTGCGGCCGCGAGGAATTCGGCCGCCCGCTCCTCGACAGCATCCTGAAGGACAGCGGCGCTCTCCCGCCCAAGGACCTCGTGGCCACACTGACCCGCTTCACCGCGGAATCGATCGCCTTCGCCTGCCGGCGGTTCGTGATGCCGCACAACGTGTACGAGGAGGCGATCGTCTCGGGGGGCGGAGCGCGCAACGATTTCCTCATGGAGCAGCTGCGCTCGGCCATCCCCGAGCTGTCGATCAAGCAGAGCGACGAGTACGGACTGCCGGCGGGCGCCAAGGAGGCGGTGGCCTTCGCCATCCTGGCGAACGAGACGCTGCACGGCCACCCCGGGAACCTGCCCTCCGCGACGGGCGCCACCCGCCCCGTGGTCCTGGGCACCATCGTCCCGGGGCGGCTCTCATGA